CTTAGCGCCCGTTGTTATAAAGAACCATGGCCATTAGAGAGGGTTGTTGGCTTGTTTGAGCGAGAGTGTGGTCGTCAGTTCGATCCTAAGTTGACCACGTTGTTGTTAGATCATTTGCCTGAGTTCATCGCTATTCGCGATACTTCTCCAGACACAAGCAGTGTCGAATATGTCTCTATGTCTGTAGGTGAGCCACAGACACTTCAGGCGTTGGTCGCGAGCTAACTCTTCACCTTTTTTCGCTGTTTTTTATTGGTAATGTTTAACGCTATCCATTGACTGAGTCCTCTAGTTAATGATTAATTGATGTGTATTTTTTTCGCCTGCCTTGAAGCTCGTTAGCACAGATTTCTATTTTGAACTGATATAGAACAAAATAGAAATACCAAGCAGCATTTGGTGCTACACAATCATGATTGAACGAATGATATTTGATGTTTATCTACAGTCATAAGGTGATCTATCGCATATTTCGCGAAGAGAAATAAGCAGGGATCGATAAAATGTTATCTGAATCATCCCGTTTATTGGCATAACCTTATAGGATAAAGCTTGGATCAAATGTGAGTGAAATGTCTATGCGATTAGAGCAGACAAAATGTGTGATTTTCGATTGTGACGGAACACTTATAGATAGTGAAAAGCTGTGCTGTCGCGCTTTGGTGAACGTTTTTAGTGGCTTTGGGGCGAAGTTGAACGTCAAAGAATGCTACGCGCACTTTCAAGGTGGTAAGCTGGCAGATATCTTAATGGATACACAAGAGCGTCTTGGGCTATCTATCTCGATTGATACCCTTGAACCGTTATATCGCACTGAATTAGAGACCCTATTTCAGCGTCATTTAAAGCCAATGGACGGGGCAATTGAGCTTATTGAATTTCTCAAACAACAAGGCATTGAGTTTTGTATCGCTTCCAACGCACCGAAATCTAGAGTTGAATCTTCATTGGCGATGACAGGTATGCTCGATGACTTCAAAGGTAAAGTGTTTTCAGCGTTTGATGCCAATAGTTGGAAACCAGAACCTGATCTGATTATGTACACGGCCATGAATATGGGCTTTTTACCGAATGAATGCATCTACGTGGATGATACGCTGAAAGGGATTGAGGCTGGTGTTCGCGCGGGAATTCAATCGTTTCGATTACGCCCAAGTATTGATGAAGCCATCGTAGAACCCGAAGCCGGCTCAGCAGAACTCGCGGCTCAGGATATCTACAGTTTAGATGAGATTTCAGTTTGGATTAATGGCAAACACTGCTCAAGTGGTGGTATGCAGAATTCGGCAGCTTTGGTGGGGTAGAACCTAGTTGAAGGCTGACTACTTTACTTAATTGTTCGGTGTGAAAACCACAAGATGCACAGGTGAACTTTTCTCCACTTTCTGAAAGTAGATATTCGTCGTGTTGACATAAAGGGCATGTAATATTATCGGTGTTTGGTGCTTCTGTTTTATTCATTATGTGCCACCTGCAGCAAGAGGGTAAGCGAAAAAAGACCCGTTACATAATGTTACCTCTAAGCTTGAATTTTAAACAGTTTTAGCCATTGGTAATCTATTCCCTTTGCGACTTGCTTCATGGTAATGAGTATTTTCTCGTTAGTGATCATGGTTTTCGTTATTAACGTGATTCAGTAAAGAAGGACTCATAACGAGTCCTTCTGAGTTTGCTTTAATTCTCACTCGCTCAAAGTCTGAGATGGCGAAACTGACTCTTCTGTAAGTTTAGATACGGCATTTGATGAGTTTGAGCGACATCTTTAATCACATCAGATGATCGACGGATGATATGTCGATTGACTTATAACCTTCACCAA
The DNA window shown above is from Vibrio artabrorum and carries:
- a CDS encoding HAD-IA family hydrolase, with the translated sequence MRLEQTKCVIFDCDGTLIDSEKLCCRALVNVFSGFGAKLNVKECYAHFQGGKLADILMDTQERLGLSISIDTLEPLYRTELETLFQRHLKPMDGAIELIEFLKQQGIEFCIASNAPKSRVESSLAMTGMLDDFKGKVFSAFDANSWKPEPDLIMYTAMNMGFLPNECIYVDDTLKGIEAGVRAGIQSFRLRPSIDEAIVEPEAGSAELAAQDIYSLDEISVWINGKHCSSGGMQNSAALVG